One stretch of Zingiber officinale cultivar Zhangliang chromosome 6B, Zo_v1.1, whole genome shotgun sequence DNA includes these proteins:
- the LOC121989412 gene encoding palmitoyltransferase PFA4-like isoform X4, with protein sequence MLGLRFPRPKRSPLELLRSTLFSCSLVLFSQFALALVPWLFPFISFLAMLPIAALIIVVAILLGRFLRRRLGVSASAPALVLFNVLFMWGVYVTIIRKAIPSLLDAVLNAVCALLLYGLYRILSGDLGTVSYSSSTLESGQNEFVTLNVQCEQSSPTLPRVRYCKSCKASIKGFDNHCPAFGNCIVLTKTADAQRIESILANSLVISTMLFCILQVLWQVLFLIWHTYCICFNIKSEQWVNLMQINWKRCPEFQHMLEPQPGSPLEGDQVGHSI encoded by the exons ATGCTGGGCTTGAGGTTCCCGAGACCAAAGAGATCGCCTTTAGAGCTGCTCCGATCTACTCTCTTCTCTTGCTCCCTCGTTCTCTTCTCTCAATTCGCCCTAGCATTGGTGCCCTGGCTCTTTCCGTTCATTTCTTTCCTTGCCATGCTCCCGATCGCAG CTTTGATTATAGTGGTGGCGATTCTGTTGGGGAGATTTTTGAGGCGTCGACTTGGTGTTTctgcttctgctccggctcttgTCCTCTTCAATGTACTGTTCATGTGGGGAGTTTATGTTACCATCATCAGAAAAG CCATCCCCTCCTTATTGGATGCTGTTCTCAACGCTGTGTGCGCTTTGCTATTGTATGGTCTTTATAG AATATTATCTGGTGATCTCGGAACAGTATCATATAGCTCTTCCACTTTGGAGTCCGGTCAAAATGAATTTGTTACCCTTAATGTTCAATGCGAG cagagctCCCCAACACTTCCAAGGGTTAGATATTGTAAAAGTTGTAAGGCTAGTATTAAGGGATTTGACAATCACTGTCCTGCTTTTGGGAATTGCATAG TCCTCACAAAAACTGCTGATGCACAGAGGATAGAG AGCATCCTTGCAAACAGCTTGGTCATCAGTACAATGCTTTTCTGTATACTCCAAGTGCTATGGCAG GTGTTGTTCCTGATATGGCACACTTACTGCATTTGTTTCAACATCAAATCAGAGCAATGGGTAAATTTGATGCAGATTAATTGGAAGAGATGCCCTGAATTCCAACATATGTTAGAACCTCAACCAG GAAGTCCCCTTGAGGGAGACCAGGTTGGCCATTCCATATGA
- the LOC121989412 gene encoding probable protein S-acyltransferase 15 isoform X3 — MLGLRFPRPKRSPLELLRSTLFSCSLVLFSQFALALVPWLFPFISFLAMLPIAVVAILLGRFLRRRLGVSASAPALVLFNVLFMWGVYVTIIRKAIPSLLDAVLNAVCALLLYGLYRILSGDLGTVSYSSSTLESGQNEFVTLNVQCEQSSPTLPRVRYCKSCKASIKGFDNHCPAFGNCIGNKNHRLLIVLLAGFLIAESSYTMSSTKFLTKTADAQRIESILANSLVISTMLFCILQVLWQVLFLIWHTYCICFNIKSEQWVNLMQINWKRCPEFQHMLEPQPGSPLEGDQVGHSI; from the exons ATGCTGGGCTTGAGGTTCCCGAGACCAAAGAGATCGCCTTTAGAGCTGCTCCGATCTACTCTCTTCTCTTGCTCCCTCGTTCTCTTCTCTCAATTCGCCCTAGCATTGGTGCCCTGGCTCTTTCCGTTCATTTCTTTCCTTGCCATGCTCCCGATCGCAG TGGTGGCGATTCTGTTGGGGAGATTTTTGAGGCGTCGACTTGGTGTTTctgcttctgctccggctcttgTCCTCTTCAATGTACTGTTCATGTGGGGAGTTTATGTTACCATCATCAGAAAAG CCATCCCCTCCTTATTGGATGCTGTTCTCAACGCTGTGTGCGCTTTGCTATTGTATGGTCTTTATAG AATATTATCTGGTGATCTCGGAACAGTATCATATAGCTCTTCCACTTTGGAGTCCGGTCAAAATGAATTTGTTACCCTTAATGTTCAATGCGAG cagagctCCCCAACACTTCCAAGGGTTAGATATTGTAAAAGTTGTAAGGCTAGTATTAAGGGATTTGACAATCACTGTCCTGCTTTTGGGAATTGCATAG GTAACAAAAATCATCGTTTATTAATTGTTCTTTTAGCTGGATTTCTTATTGCAGAGTCTTCCTATACAATGAGTTCAACCAAGT TCCTCACAAAAACTGCTGATGCACAGAGGATAGAG AGCATCCTTGCAAACAGCTTGGTCATCAGTACAATGCTTTTCTGTATACTCCAAGTGCTATGGCAG GTGTTGTTCCTGATATGGCACACTTACTGCATTTGTTTCAACATCAAATCAGAGCAATGGGTAAATTTGATGCAGATTAATTGGAAGAGATGCCCTGAATTCCAACATATGTTAGAACCTCAACCAG GAAGTCCCCTTGAGGGAGACCAGGTTGGCCATTCCATATGA
- the LOC121989412 gene encoding probable protein S-acyltransferase 15 isoform X1 yields the protein MLGLRFPRPKRSPLELLRSTLFSCSLVLFSQFALALVPWLFPFISFLAMLPIAALIIVVAILLGRFLRRRLGVSASAPALVLFNVLFMWGVYVTIIRKAIPSLLDAVLNAVCALLLYGLYRILSGDLGTVSYSSSTLESGQNEFVTLNVQCEQSSPTLPRVRYCKSCKASIKGFDNHCPAFGNCIGNKNHRLLIVLLAGFLIAESSYTMSSTKFLTKTADAQRIESILANSLVISTMLFCILQVLWQVLFLIWHTYCICFNIKSEQWVNLMQINWKRCPEFQHMLEPQPGSPLEGDQVGHSI from the exons ATGCTGGGCTTGAGGTTCCCGAGACCAAAGAGATCGCCTTTAGAGCTGCTCCGATCTACTCTCTTCTCTTGCTCCCTCGTTCTCTTCTCTCAATTCGCCCTAGCATTGGTGCCCTGGCTCTTTCCGTTCATTTCTTTCCTTGCCATGCTCCCGATCGCAG CTTTGATTATAGTGGTGGCGATTCTGTTGGGGAGATTTTTGAGGCGTCGACTTGGTGTTTctgcttctgctccggctcttgTCCTCTTCAATGTACTGTTCATGTGGGGAGTTTATGTTACCATCATCAGAAAAG CCATCCCCTCCTTATTGGATGCTGTTCTCAACGCTGTGTGCGCTTTGCTATTGTATGGTCTTTATAG AATATTATCTGGTGATCTCGGAACAGTATCATATAGCTCTTCCACTTTGGAGTCCGGTCAAAATGAATTTGTTACCCTTAATGTTCAATGCGAG cagagctCCCCAACACTTCCAAGGGTTAGATATTGTAAAAGTTGTAAGGCTAGTATTAAGGGATTTGACAATCACTGTCCTGCTTTTGGGAATTGCATAG GTAACAAAAATCATCGTTTATTAATTGTTCTTTTAGCTGGATTTCTTATTGCAGAGTCTTCCTATACAATGAGTTCAACCAAGT TCCTCACAAAAACTGCTGATGCACAGAGGATAGAG AGCATCCTTGCAAACAGCTTGGTCATCAGTACAATGCTTTTCTGTATACTCCAAGTGCTATGGCAG GTGTTGTTCCTGATATGGCACACTTACTGCATTTGTTTCAACATCAAATCAGAGCAATGGGTAAATTTGATGCAGATTAATTGGAAGAGATGCCCTGAATTCCAACATATGTTAGAACCTCAACCAG GAAGTCCCCTTGAGGGAGACCAGGTTGGCCATTCCATATGA
- the LOC121989412 gene encoding probable protein S-acyltransferase 15 isoform X2 — translation MLGLRFPRPKRSPLELLRSTLFSCSLVLFSQFALALVPWLFPFISFLAMLPIAALIIVVAILLGRFLRRRLGVSASAPALVLFNVLFMWGVYVTIIRKAIPSLLDAVLNAVCALLLYGLYRILSGDLGTVSYSSSTLESGQNEFVTLNVQCESSPTLPRVRYCKSCKASIKGFDNHCPAFGNCIGNKNHRLLIVLLAGFLIAESSYTMSSTKFLTKTADAQRIESILANSLVISTMLFCILQVLWQVLFLIWHTYCICFNIKSEQWVNLMQINWKRCPEFQHMLEPQPGSPLEGDQVGHSI, via the exons ATGCTGGGCTTGAGGTTCCCGAGACCAAAGAGATCGCCTTTAGAGCTGCTCCGATCTACTCTCTTCTCTTGCTCCCTCGTTCTCTTCTCTCAATTCGCCCTAGCATTGGTGCCCTGGCTCTTTCCGTTCATTTCTTTCCTTGCCATGCTCCCGATCGCAG CTTTGATTATAGTGGTGGCGATTCTGTTGGGGAGATTTTTGAGGCGTCGACTTGGTGTTTctgcttctgctccggctcttgTCCTCTTCAATGTACTGTTCATGTGGGGAGTTTATGTTACCATCATCAGAAAAG CCATCCCCTCCTTATTGGATGCTGTTCTCAACGCTGTGTGCGCTTTGCTATTGTATGGTCTTTATAG AATATTATCTGGTGATCTCGGAACAGTATCATATAGCTCTTCCACTTTGGAGTCCGGTCAAAATGAATTTGTTACCCTTAATGTTCAATGCGAG agctCCCCAACACTTCCAAGGGTTAGATATTGTAAAAGTTGTAAGGCTAGTATTAAGGGATTTGACAATCACTGTCCTGCTTTTGGGAATTGCATAG GTAACAAAAATCATCGTTTATTAATTGTTCTTTTAGCTGGATTTCTTATTGCAGAGTCTTCCTATACAATGAGTTCAACCAAGT TCCTCACAAAAACTGCTGATGCACAGAGGATAGAG AGCATCCTTGCAAACAGCTTGGTCATCAGTACAATGCTTTTCTGTATACTCCAAGTGCTATGGCAG GTGTTGTTCCTGATATGGCACACTTACTGCATTTGTTTCAACATCAAATCAGAGCAATGGGTAAATTTGATGCAGATTAATTGGAAGAGATGCCCTGAATTCCAACATATGTTAGAACCTCAACCAG GAAGTCCCCTTGAGGGAGACCAGGTTGGCCATTCCATATGA
- the LOC121989412 gene encoding palmitoyltransferase PFA4-like isoform X5 has product MLGLRFPRPKRSPLELLRSTLFSCSLVLFSQFALALVPWLFPFISFLAMLPIAALIIVVAILLGRFLRRRLGVSASAPALVLFNVLFMWGVYVTIIRKAIPSLLDAVLNAVCALLLYGLYRILSGDLGTVSYSSSTLESGQNEFVTLNVQCESSPTLPRVRYCKSCKASIKGFDNHCPAFGNCIVLTKTADAQRIESILANSLVISTMLFCILQVLWQVLFLIWHTYCICFNIKSEQWVNLMQINWKRCPEFQHMLEPQPGSPLEGDQVGHSI; this is encoded by the exons ATGCTGGGCTTGAGGTTCCCGAGACCAAAGAGATCGCCTTTAGAGCTGCTCCGATCTACTCTCTTCTCTTGCTCCCTCGTTCTCTTCTCTCAATTCGCCCTAGCATTGGTGCCCTGGCTCTTTCCGTTCATTTCTTTCCTTGCCATGCTCCCGATCGCAG CTTTGATTATAGTGGTGGCGATTCTGTTGGGGAGATTTTTGAGGCGTCGACTTGGTGTTTctgcttctgctccggctcttgTCCTCTTCAATGTACTGTTCATGTGGGGAGTTTATGTTACCATCATCAGAAAAG CCATCCCCTCCTTATTGGATGCTGTTCTCAACGCTGTGTGCGCTTTGCTATTGTATGGTCTTTATAG AATATTATCTGGTGATCTCGGAACAGTATCATATAGCTCTTCCACTTTGGAGTCCGGTCAAAATGAATTTGTTACCCTTAATGTTCAATGCGAG agctCCCCAACACTTCCAAGGGTTAGATATTGTAAAAGTTGTAAGGCTAGTATTAAGGGATTTGACAATCACTGTCCTGCTTTTGGGAATTGCATAG TCCTCACAAAAACTGCTGATGCACAGAGGATAGAG AGCATCCTTGCAAACAGCTTGGTCATCAGTACAATGCTTTTCTGTATACTCCAAGTGCTATGGCAG GTGTTGTTCCTGATATGGCACACTTACTGCATTTGTTTCAACATCAAATCAGAGCAATGGGTAAATTTGATGCAGATTAATTGGAAGAGATGCCCTGAATTCCAACATATGTTAGAACCTCAACCAG GAAGTCCCCTTGAGGGAGACCAGGTTGGCCATTCCATATGA